The following DNA comes from Curtobacterium sp. 9128.
ACGGCCTCGGCGCGCTGATCGTCGACCGCATCGTGCAGGGCGTGTCCGTCGGACTGCTCATCGGTGCCCTCGGTGCTGCGCTGATCGACAACTCGCTCGAGGCGCACCCGTCCCTCGCCGGCGTCCTGAACGGTGTGATCCCACCGATCGCCCTCGCCACCGGAGCTCTGTCGAGCGGTGCACTCGTCGAGTGGGGTCCGGCGCCGGAACAGCTCGTGTACGTGCTCTTCGGGGTGCTGCTCGTCCTCATGGTGATCGCGCTCGTGGTCGTCCCGGAGCGGGTCACCCGCCGTCCGGGAGCCCTCCGCTCCCTCCGTCCGACGATCTCCGTGCCCCGGTCCTCGCGTCGACTGTTCCGCGGCGTCGCCGGCTCGCTCATCGCCAGCTGGGCGCTCGGCGGGATGTTCCTGTCGCTCGTGCCGTCGGCGCTCGGGGCGGTGTTCGGGATCACGAACCACTTCGCGGCCGGAGCACTCATCGCCGTCGTCACCGGCGTCGGAGCGCTCACCGGGTTGGCGATCCAGCGGCTCGACGCCCGCATCGGCGTGCTCATCGGGCTCGTCGCACTGATCCTCGGGCCGGTCGTCACCGTCGCGTTCGTCTTCGCACACTCCCTGCCGGGGCTCGTCGTCGGCAGCGCGATCGCCGGGGTCGGCTTCGGCGCCGGCTTCCAGGCGCCGCTCCGGATGCTGCTCGCCACCGCCGCGCCCACGCACCGCGCGGGACTCCTCTCGACGATCTACGTCGTGAGCTACCTGGCCTTCGGTGTCCCCGCCGTCATCGGCGGCCTGCTCGAGCCGACCGTCGGACTCGTGCCCGTCATCGCCGGGTACGGCGCGTTCATCGTGCTCGCCGCGGCGATCGCCCTCGTGCTGCAGCTCGTGTCGCGCGACGCCGTCGAGGTCGAGGAGCAGGCGTCCGAGCGCATCGCGACGGGCTCGGTCCGCGTGCAGGCGTGCCCGGCCCCCGCCGCGGACTGAGCCGCGCTGCCGCTGCCGCTGCCGCTTCCGCTGCGCACGGCGGCGGTGGTGGTGGCGGCGGTGGCGGCGGCGGGTCGATTCGCGCGTAGGAGGTCGAATCGCGCGTAGGTGGCCCGGATTTCCGACCTCCTACGCGCGATTCCGCTTCCCATCGCACACGTTGTGGGTCAGAAGCGCCGGGTCACAAGCGCAGAAGCGCCGGGTCAGAAGCGCTAGGAACTCAGTGCCCGGGACGAGCGGGGCGCCGGCCGATGCTCCGGTGTGCGTCGTCGTGCGCTGCGTCGACGTCGGCCTTCCCGCGGTCGGCGATGTTCCGGAGCCACTGCGGCCCGTGCGTCTTCGCCCAGTCCCAGAAGCGGTGCAGCTGCGCCTTGAGCCACGTGATGATCTTGTGGAAGAAGTGGAACTCGCTCGCCAGGATCGTCAGTCCGATGAACACCACGAGCCACCCGGGCCCGGGCAACGGCACGAGGATCAGCCCGATGATGACGACCAGCCCGCCGACGATGCCCACGACGACCTTGTAGAAGACGTGCAGGTGTGGGCGGGCGTGGATCCACTCGCGGGCCTGGTGGAACCAGCGGAAGCGGTGCCGCAGCGCGGACTCACCGGAGTCCGCTTCCGCGGGTCGGTGGTTCGGGTCGCCGTCCATGCCGAAACGGTAGGGCGCGCGGCTGGGAATCCGCGGCGCGCGCGGTGCACGGACGCCCGGCAATCGGACGGGAGGCTCGTCATGCGTGCGCGACGCAGGTCGCGGCCCACGGGACTGCCGCCAGTCGTGCCTCCGGGATCGGTTCGCCACCGACGGCGCACGTCCCGTAGGTCCCCTTGTCCAGCCGCGCGAGCGCTGCGTCGACCTGTTCGATGCGGCGCCGTGCGTCGTCGCGGACCGCGCCGAGCGACCCTCGCTCCCACGCCAACGTCGCTCCTTCGGGATCGTGCTCGTCGTCCGTGTTCGCACCGTCGCGGGCGTCGCTGACGTCGCGCATGCTCCGCTCGACGTCGGCGATGAGCTTCGTCGTCCTCGCTCGCTCCGCGCTCAGCGCCGCACGTGGATCGTCCATGCCCTCCGAACCTAGTCCGACGGAATGGGCGACCTCTCGAATGCGTTCGCATGGACATGACCAAGATCGGGTTCCTGTCGTTCGGACACTGGCGTGACGTCCCCGGATCGAAGGTGCGCAGCGGCCGCGAGGCACTCGTGCAGGCGATCGACCTCGCGGTGGCGGCGGAGGAAGCGGGCGTCGACGGCGCGTACTTCCGCGTGCACCACTTCGCCCCGCAGCAGGCCGCGCCGTTCCCGCTGCTCTCCGCCATCGCCGCGAAGACGAGCCGCATCGAGATCGGCACCGGGGTGATCGACATGCGCTACGAGAACCCGCTCTACATGGCGGAGGAGGCGGCAGCGACCGACCTGATCTCCGGCGGGCGACTGCAGCTCGGCGTCTCGCGGGGATCACCTGAGACCGCTCAGGCCGGTTACCAGCAGTTCGGGTACGTGCCCGACGCCTCGGATCCGAACGGCGCCGACCTCGCCCGTGCGCACACGAGCGTGTTCCGCCGCGCGATCGCCGGCGAGCCGATGGCGAACGCGAACCCGCAGGTGACGGGTGCCGCGGGGTCGTTGCCGGTCTTCCCGCTGTCCGACACGCTCCCCGACCGCATCTGGTGGGGTGCCGGAACCCGCGCCACCGCCGAGTGGACCGCCGAGCAGGGCATGAACCTGATGTCGTCGACGCTCTTG
Coding sequences within:
- a CDS encoding LLM class flavin-dependent oxidoreductase produces the protein MDMTKIGFLSFGHWRDVPGSKVRSGREALVQAIDLAVAAEEAGVDGAYFRVHHFAPQQAAPFPLLSAIAAKTSRIEIGTGVIDMRYENPLYMAEEAAATDLISGGRLQLGVSRGSPETAQAGYQQFGYVPDASDPNGADLARAHTSVFRRAIAGEPMANANPQVTGAAGSLPVFPLSDTLPDRIWWGAGTRATAEWTAEQGMNLMSSTLLTEDTGVPFDELQAEQIERFRRVWAESGWDREPRVSVSRSIIPIIDDESRHYFGVRAQVEGADQVGYLDGGLARFGRSYIGSPESLVEELAADQAVRAADTVLVTVPNQLGVDFNARLLEAVKDVFAEVDAAPARA
- a CDS encoding MFS transporter, whose product is MQSARSVAGFWILAAMLLVSVASSAVPSPIYPVYAAEWHLTPLMLTGVFAIYVAGLLTSLLVAGRLSDHVGRKPVLVVGGLGVALSLGLFSVADGLGALIVDRIVQGVSVGLLIGALGAALIDNSLEAHPSLAGVLNGVIPPIALATGALSSGALVEWGPAPEQLVYVLFGVLLVLMVIALVVVPERVTRRPGALRSLRPTISVPRSSRRLFRGVAGSLIASWALGGMFLSLVPSALGAVFGITNHFAAGALIAVVTGVGALTGLAIQRLDARIGVLIGLVALILGPVVTVAFVFAHSLPGLVVGSAIAGVGFGAGFQAPLRMLLATAAPTHRAGLLSTIYVVSYLAFGVPAVIGGLLEPTVGLVPVIAGYGAFIVLAAAIALVLQLVSRDAVEVEEQASERIATGSVRVQACPAPAAD
- a CDS encoding TraR/DksA C4-type zinc finger protein — translated: MDDPRAALSAERARTTKLIADVERSMRDVSDARDGANTDDEHDPEGATLAWERGSLGAVRDDARRRIEQVDAALARLDKGTYGTCAVGGEPIPEARLAAVPWAATCVAHA
- a CDS encoding TIGR02611 family protein; the encoded protein is MDGDPNHRPAEADSGESALRHRFRWFHQAREWIHARPHLHVFYKVVVGIVGGLVVIIGLILVPLPGPGWLVVFIGLTILASEFHFFHKIITWLKAQLHRFWDWAKTHGPQWLRNIADRGKADVDAAHDDAHRSIGRRPARPGH